In one Aquabacterium sp. OR-4 genomic region, the following are encoded:
- a CDS encoding haloacid dehalogenase type II, with protein sequence MACCRPGGLDVNDSLADVKALVFDVFGTLVDWRGGVAREAELALAPLGLQADWAELADDWRAQYQPAMEEVRSGRLPYARLDALHRRNLDLVLQQRGWAAQVDDATRQSLNRAWHRLDAWPDVVPALARLRRRFLLAPCSNGHIALMVALARRNGMVWDAVCGAELARDYKPQAVVYQAAAAAFDLPPAQLLMVAAHSSDLAAARAAGLRTAFIPRPDESGPGRGEQRASCAVDASADSLLALAAQLGC encoded by the coding sequence ATGGCATGCTGCCGGCCAGGAGGTCTCGACGTGAACGATTCCCTGGCCGATGTGAAGGCGCTGGTGTTCGACGTGTTCGGCACCCTGGTGGATTGGCGCGGCGGCGTTGCGCGTGAGGCCGAGCTGGCGCTGGCGCCGCTGGGCCTGCAGGCCGACTGGGCCGAGCTGGCCGACGACTGGCGCGCGCAGTATCAGCCGGCGATGGAAGAGGTGCGCAGCGGCCGCCTGCCGTACGCCCGGCTGGACGCCCTGCACCGCCGCAACCTTGACCTGGTACTGCAGCAGCGTGGGTGGGCCGCGCAGGTGGACGACGCCACCCGGCAGTCGCTCAACCGCGCCTGGCATCGGCTGGATGCCTGGCCCGATGTGGTGCCGGCCCTGGCCCGCCTGCGTCGTCGTTTCCTGCTGGCCCCCTGCTCCAACGGGCACATCGCGTTGATGGTGGCGCTGGCGCGCCGCAATGGCATGGTGTGGGATGCCGTCTGCGGCGCCGAACTGGCGCGTGACTACAAGCCCCAGGCCGTGGTCTACCAGGCAGCGGCCGCGGCCTTTGATCTGCCGCCGGCGCAGCTGCTGATGGTGGCGGCGCATTCGTCGGATCTGGCGGCGGCCCGTGCGGCGGGCCTGCGCACGGCCTTCATCCCGCGGCCCGACGAGAGCGGCCCGGGCCGTGGCGAGCAACGCGCCAGTTGCGCGGTGGACGCCAGCGCCGACAGCCTGCTGGCGCTGGCGGCCCAACTGGGTTGCTGA
- a CDS encoding glucokinase, whose product MATFDSPRLIADIGGTFARFALETAPGEFTRPASLRCAEHADFHAAVRAYLDTLPPDLHVGHAAVALANPVEGDQVRMTNYHWEFSIEAMRQRLGFDTLLVVNDFTALAMSLPRLPAGGVRQVGGGQARPRSVIGLLGSGSGLGVSALIPAGDGWVSLGSEGGHTSFSPRDEREIAVLRHAWRQFEHVSFERLLSGPGLELMYRALAEHAGAPIDPATATPAAPEITRRALDGGDPLAEQTLDVFCSMLGTTAANLAVTLGATGGIYIGGSIVPRLAEYFDRSSFRQRFEDKGRFSRYVAAIPTYVITAAEATFIGVSAILESQLKVMQMAPGATILAQIRRACSELSPAELRVAEHVLAQPRTVLNQPIADIAKAAQVSQPTVIRFCRSLGCEGLSDFKLRLASGLTGTLPITHVQVTNDDSTVELGAKVLGNTASAILQVRSQLNREMIDRTIDLLVAANRVEFCTVGQYGAVAHDAQFKFLRFGIPAGAYTDPRMQLLAVGVLKRGDVAVIISANGRLPELLEVADRAHERGAAVVAITASQSPLARKADTVLAVDHVEDSATQVPMVSRILQLLVIDILTVGVAMRRAPDGAAPIELPPAATGHAASSRSLSAESASASGTPTLSHMTMHSR is encoded by the coding sequence ATGGCGACTTTCGACAGCCCACGGCTCATCGCCGACATCGGCGGCACCTTTGCCCGCTTTGCGCTCGAGACCGCGCCGGGCGAGTTCACGCGCCCGGCGTCACTGCGCTGCGCCGAGCATGCCGATTTCCATGCCGCGGTGCGCGCCTACCTCGACACCCTGCCGCCCGATCTGCACGTGGGCCATGCGGCCGTGGCCCTGGCCAACCCGGTCGAGGGCGACCAGGTGCGCATGACCAACTACCACTGGGAGTTCTCGATCGAGGCCATGCGCCAGCGCCTGGGCTTCGACACGCTGCTGGTGGTCAACGACTTCACCGCGCTGGCCATGTCGCTGCCGCGCCTGCCCGCCGGCGGCGTGCGCCAGGTGGGCGGCGGCCAGGCACGGCCGCGCAGCGTGATCGGCCTGCTGGGCTCGGGCAGCGGCCTGGGCGTGTCGGCGCTGATTCCGGCCGGCGACGGCTGGGTGTCGCTGGGCTCCGAAGGCGGCCACACCAGCTTCTCGCCGCGCGACGAGCGCGAGATCGCGGTGCTGCGCCACGCCTGGCGGCAGTTCGAGCATGTCTCGTTCGAGCGCCTGCTGTCGGGCCCGGGCCTCGAGCTGATGTACCGCGCGCTGGCCGAGCATGCCGGCGCGCCGATCGACCCCGCCACCGCCACCCCGGCCGCACCCGAGATCACCCGCCGCGCGCTCGACGGCGGCGACCCGCTGGCCGAGCAGACGCTGGACGTCTTCTGCAGCATGCTGGGCACCACGGCCGCCAACCTGGCCGTGACCCTGGGCGCCACCGGCGGCATCTACATCGGCGGCAGCATCGTGCCGCGGCTGGCCGAGTACTTCGACCGCTCGAGCTTTCGCCAGCGCTTCGAGGACAAGGGCCGCTTCAGCCGCTACGTGGCGGCCATCCCCACCTACGTGATCACGGCCGCCGAGGCCACCTTCATCGGCGTCTCGGCCATTCTGGAATCACAGCTCAAGGTGATGCAGATGGCGCCCGGCGCCACCATCCTGGCGCAGATCCGGCGCGCCTGCAGCGAGCTCTCGCCGGCCGAGCTGCGCGTGGCCGAGCATGTGCTGGCCCAGCCACGCACCGTGCTCAACCAGCCGATCGCCGACATCGCCAAGGCCGCACAGGTGAGCCAGCCCACGGTGATCCGCTTTTGCCGCTCGCTGGGCTGCGAGGGCCTGTCCGATTTCAAGCTGCGCCTGGCCTCGGGCCTGACCGGCACACTGCCCATCACCCATGTGCAGGTCACCAACGACGACTCGACGGTCGAGCTGGGCGCCAAGGTGCTGGGCAACACGGCCAGCGCCATCCTGCAGGTGCGCAGCCAGCTCAACCGCGAAATGATCGACCGCACCATCGATCTGCTGGTGGCCGCCAACCGGGTGGAGTTCTGCACCGTGGGCCAGTACGGCGCGGTGGCGCACGATGCGCAGTTCAAGTTCCTGCGCTTCGGCATCCCCGCTGGCGCCTACACCGATCCGCGCATGCAGCTGCTGGCGGTGGGCGTGCTCAAGCGCGGCGATGTGGCGGTGATCATCAGCGCCAACGGCCGCCTGCCCGAGCTGCTGGAGGTGGCCGACCGCGCCCATGAGCGCGGCGCCGCCGTGGTGGCCATCACCGCCAGCCAGAGCCCGCTGGCCCGCAAGGCCGACACCGTGCTGGCGGTTGACCACGTCGAGGATTCAGCCACCCAGGTGCCCATGGTCAGCCGCATCCTGCAGTTGCTGGTCATCGACATCCTGACCGTGGGGGTGGCGATGCGCCGCGCCCCGGACGGCGCCGCGCCGATCGAGCTGCCACCCGCCGCCACCGGCCATGCCGCCAGCAGCCGCAGCCTGAGCGCCGAAAGCGCCAGCGCCTCGGGCACGCCCACGCTGTCGCACATGACCATGCACAGCCGCTGA